From the genome of Rhizophagus irregularis chromosome 29, complete sequence, one region includes:
- a CDS encoding uncharacterized protein (SECRETED:cutsite_VLA-KP; SECRETED:prob_0.9062); SECRETED:SignalP(1-17), producing MKLKYFLLIFVFTTVLAKPQHYKRDADAEPQHYKREADAEPQHYKREADAEPQHYKPDAEPQRYKREADAEPQRYKREADAEPQHYKREAVAEPQHYKREAVAEPQHYKREAVAEPQHYKREAVAEPQHYK from the exons atgaaattaaaatattttctgttGATTTTCGTCTTTACTACTGTTTTAGcga AACCACAACATTATAAACGCGACGCAGATGCAGAACCACAACATTATAAACGTGAAGCGGATGCGGAACCACAACATTATAAACGTGAAGCGGATGCGGAACCACAACATTATAAAC CGGATGCGGAACCACAACGTTATAAACGTGAAGCGGATGCGGAACCACAACGTTATAAACGTGAAGCGGATGCGGAACCACAACATTATAAACGTGAAGCGGTTGCGGAACCACAACATTATAAACGTGAAGCGGTTGCGGAACCACAACATTATAAACGTGAAGCGGTTGCGGAACCACAACATTATAAACGTGAAGCGGTTGCGGAACCACAACATTATAAATGA